From a single Piliocolobus tephrosceles isolate RC106 chromosome 21, ASM277652v3, whole genome shotgun sequence genomic region:
- the FARSA gene encoding phenylalanine--tRNA ligase alpha subunit: protein MADGPVAELLLRRLEASDGGLDSAELAAELGMEHQAVVGAVKSLQALGEIIEAELRSTKRWELTAEGEEIAREGSHEARVFRSIPLEGLAQSELMRLPSGKVGFSKAMSNKWIRVDKSAADGPRVFRVVDSMEDEVQRRLQLAQGGQAEKLGEKERSELRKRKLLAEVTLKTYWVSKGSAFSTSISKQETELSPEMISSGSWRDRPFKPYNFLAHGVLPDSGHLHPLLKVRSQFRQIFLEMGFTEMPTDNFIESSFWNFDALFQPQQHPARDQHDTFFLRDPAEALQLPMDYVQRVKRTHSQGGYGSQGYKYTWKLDEARKNLLRTHTTSASARALYRLAQKKPFTPVKYFSIDRVFRNETLDATHLAEFHQIEGVVADHGLTLGHLMGVLREFFTKLGITQLRFKPAYNPYTEPSMEVFSYHQGLKKWVEVGNSGVFRPEMLLPMGLPENVSVIAWGLSLERPTMIKYGINNIRDLVGHKVNLQMVYDSPLCRLDAEPRPPPTQEAA from the exons ATGGCGGATGGTCCGGTGGCGGAACTGCTGCTCCGGCGGCTGGAGGCGTCCGATGGCGGCCTGGACAGCGCCGAGCTGGCGGCTGAGCTGGGCATGGAGCACCAAGCGGTGGTGGGCGCCGTGAAGAGCCTTCAGGCGCTGGGCGAG ATCATCGAGGCTGAACTTCGGTCCACCAAGCGCTGGGAGCTTACTGCGGAGGGTGAGGAGATTGCCCGGGAGGGCAGCCATGAGGCCCGTGTGTTTCGAAGCATCCCCCTGGAGGGCCTGGCCCAGAGCGAGCTTATG CGACTGCCCAGTGGCAAAGTGGGCTTCAGCAAGGCCATGTCCAACAAGTGGATCCGGGTGGACAAGAGTGCAGCCGACGGGCCCCGGGTGTTCCGAGTG GTGGACAGCATGGAGGACGAGGTGCAGCGGCGGCTCCAGCTGGCCCAGGGGGGACAGGCTGAGAAGCtgggggagaaggagaggagcGAGCTGAGGAAGAGGAAGCTGTTGGCTGAAGT GACCCTGAAGACCTACTGGGTGAGCAAAGGCAGTGCCTTTAGTACCAGCATCTCCAAGCAAGAGACAGAGCTGAGCCCAGAGATGATCTCTAG TGGCTCTTGGCGAGACCGGCCCTTCAAGCCCTACAACTTCTTGGCCCACGGTGTCCTCCCCGACAGCGGTCACCTTCACCCCCTGCTCAAGGTCCGCTCCCAGTTCCGACAGATCTTCCTGGAGATGGG GTTCACCGAGATGCCGACCGATAACTTCATCGAGAGCTCCTTCTGGAACTTTGACGCCCTCTTCCAGCCCCAGCAGCACCCAGCCCGTGACCAACATGACACCTTCTTCCTTCGAG ATCCAGCTGAGGCCCTGCAGCTCCCAATGGACTACGTCCAGCGGGTCAAGCGGACCCACTCTCAGGGCGGCTACGGCTCACAGGG GTACAAATATACCTGGAAGCTGGATGAGGCCCGGAAAAACCTACTGCGTACCCACACCACATCAGCCAGCGCCCGTGCACTCTATCGCCTTGCCCAAAAG AAGCCCTTCACGCCGGTCAAGTACTTCTCCATCGACCGTGTATTCCGGAATGAGACCCTGGACGCCACGCACCTGGCTGAGTTCCACCAGATcgagggtgtggtggcggatcaCGGCCTCACCCTGGGCCACCTCATGGGCGTTCTGCGGGAGTTCTTCACCAAGCTGG GTATCACGCAACTCCGCTTCAAGCCAGCCTACAACCCATACACGGAGCCCAGCATGGAGGTGTTCAGCTACCACCAAG GCCTGAAGAAGTGGGTGGAGGTCGGAAACTCGGGGGTCTTCCGTCCGGAGATGCTGCTGCCCATGGGGCTTCCAGAGAATGTGTCAGTCATTGCCTGGGGCCTCTCCCTGGAGCG CCCAACGATGATCAAATATGGCATCAACAACATCCGGGACCTGGTGGGCCACAAGGTGAACCTGCAGATGGTGTACGACAGTCCCCTGTGCCGCCTGGATGCTGAGCCGAGGCCCCCTCCCACACAGGAGGCTGCGTGA